Proteins encoded by one window of Tunturibacter psychrotolerans:
- a CDS encoding glycosyltransferase family 2 protein gives MKTGKAHARRLHLMPTDAATSWLFWITLSLGIFMTVYTPYRLWSEAAAQIDHQGLSLASVSVYVLGVLSGLLALRWCILLILSYASMAKHERTLSSPRDESLPYVSILAPAYCEATCVQDAMSSLVRLDYPAYEVIFVDDGSSDNTYDLALSFAGTHCSSQGRCDVRVFTKPNQGKWSAHNYGLRHASGNLILCIDADSRIEPGALRLMVRHMRDKRVGAVSGQIRVRNRKSLVGLFQAFEYVLANGALRLSQGATGAVMVVPGPIGLFRREALERVQAENERSQASENHEVPGPFSPLTFAEDFHLSLTMLTLGYRIEYEPHAVAHTKAPATLAGLINQRYRWNRGTMQVVLWYLKRTLRGGKSPLKVTVWIAAVFLLDFSFFPPLYFVLLGSSLLYVFRGGSLSSLASWAAAACLLNVMSGSLYAVAHRDQIYLSLLSPLFDFYQGILLNCAWFIAMVDQARGTGMRW, from the coding sequence ATGAAAACCGGGAAAGCTCACGCACGGCGCCTTCACCTCATGCCGACCGATGCAGCTACTTCGTGGCTCTTTTGGATCACACTCTCATTGGGGATTTTCATGACGGTGTACACCCCATACAGGCTGTGGTCCGAGGCCGCTGCACAGATCGACCACCAAGGCCTGAGTCTCGCTTCTGTCAGTGTTTACGTCCTCGGCGTCCTCTCAGGCCTGCTGGCGTTGCGCTGGTGCATCCTGCTTATCCTGTCGTATGCGAGTATGGCGAAGCACGAGCGGACGCTCTCGTCGCCGCGTGATGAGTCTTTGCCGTATGTATCGATCCTCGCACCCGCTTATTGCGAGGCAACTTGTGTTCAGGATGCGATGAGCTCCCTTGTGCGTCTGGACTACCCGGCCTACGAGGTCATCTTCGTGGACGACGGTTCCAGCGATAACACCTACGATCTCGCGCTCTCCTTTGCGGGGACTCATTGCTCCTCGCAGGGTAGGTGCGATGTGCGTGTATTCACAAAGCCCAATCAGGGTAAGTGGAGCGCTCATAACTACGGCCTAAGGCACGCCAGCGGCAACTTGATTCTTTGTATCGACGCCGATTCGCGAATCGAGCCCGGTGCACTCAGGTTGATGGTGCGACACATGCGCGACAAGCGCGTAGGCGCTGTCTCGGGTCAAATCAGAGTCCGCAATAGAAAGTCGTTAGTGGGGCTGTTCCAAGCGTTCGAGTATGTCCTTGCGAACGGCGCCTTGCGTCTCTCACAAGGTGCCACTGGAGCGGTAATGGTTGTTCCCGGGCCGATCGGGCTTTTCCGGCGCGAAGCTCTGGAGCGCGTGCAGGCAGAAAACGAGCGTTCACAAGCTTCTGAAAATCACGAAGTACCAGGGCCATTCTCGCCCCTTACCTTCGCGGAGGATTTTCACCTCTCCCTTACTATGCTCACGCTCGGGTACAGAATCGAGTACGAGCCCCATGCAGTCGCCCATACAAAGGCCCCAGCGACACTGGCCGGCCTAATTAACCAGCGATATCGTTGGAACCGCGGAACGATGCAAGTTGTCCTGTGGTATCTCAAAAGGACCCTGCGCGGAGGCAAGTCGCCGCTCAAGGTTACGGTATGGATTGCGGCTGTGTTCCTGCTGGATTTCTCCTTCTTCCCGCCACTTTATTTTGTTCTCCTCGGAAGCTCGCTTCTGTACGTCTTCCGCGGTGGCAGTCTTTCGAGCCTCGCTTCGTGGGCCGCGGCTGCATGTTTGCTCAACGTGATGTCAGGAAGTCTGTACGCCGTCGCACATCGGGATCAAATCTATCTCTCTCTGCTCTCGCCGCTCTTCGATTTCTATCAGGGCATTCTTTTGAATTGTGCCTGGTTTATCGCCATGGTCGACCAAGCCAGAGGGACAGGAATGCGATGGTAA
- a CDS encoding glycosyl hydrolase — translation MLKLTTVSAAAGLGFVVMPRTVSANEMSEIPTNLLSADQLVSDFAQPPAQTRPWCYWYWVSNYISREGITRDVEAMARVGIGEAMIANIAGRDTPLGDVKLFSEEWWSLLEHAIREAKRVGINVGIFNGPGWSQSGGPWISTERSMRYVVSSETRIVGPARFEGTLSTPKESFQGIGTLAFPVPKNDTDTIAAHFPQIHCTPEIANPEHLMDGDLRTKCLFPSGLADKKPFVIDVVVAEPFTARSLELYPIEGNVYFRCKLEYEDALGVFKAVRTFVMDRRGLDRPQFRLIVGPMVTGPKVITFRPITSRHFRLVIENLIGTGGLTEIKLSAAARLDSFVEKELGKMYPAPLPEWDSYLWPPSTEPDSPDLAIAPRQIVDLNDRVSSDGMLRWDVPAGEWIILRSGMIPVGITNHPTTIEGLGLECDKMSREAVDLHFNSFVGKLLRRMPPSDRTALRHVVVDSFEVGSENWTDNFHERFQKVLGYDPRPWLPVLTGRIVGTSNQSDRFLWDMRRLIADEIAKEYVGGLREISNQHGLRLLVEPYGSWGFPAEFLQYGGQADDVAGEFWVNDDKLAAKENVEVRAASSSAHIYGKRVVIAEAFTSARSFLDSPAQLKTLGDWAYTQGINHFMLHVYIHQPWEEKVPGVNAWFGTEFNRHNTWFEQSKEWIDYLRRCQFLLQQGRSAADIAYFIGEDTPKMAGPRHPDLPDGYDYDFINAEVLLNGVRVKDGLLTIPNGPAYSLLVLPPLETMRPAVLRKIRDLVAEGISILGAPPNRSPSLQNYPACDQEVRELVSELWGTFENHEDSFAERSFGKGRVFGGGDMPEVLRRLKTASAISCPKEILWTLRKTGNAEIYFLSNQTDEFRFVEATFRVSGRIPELWHPDSGVVEQTAWFSYAGDRTSVPLTFDPQGSVFVVFRHPVQEPPIIQIAVNDQPIRESIGLCPIRVMRSENGFPSATISRPGRYTLERADGKRTNLDVPDIPAPIPLNRPWKVLFRSSRGVALKQIDILQLHSWADSSDNLIRFFSGTAFYQTHVNVPDEMLIPGRRVTLDLGRVEVIAQVHVNGKDLGVLWKRPFSVDITDAVSPGTNKIEILVTNTWWNRLAGDEALRPDERTTFTVWQPATPRAFLLPSGLLGPVSIRNEVIREIKI, via the coding sequence ATGCTAAAACTCACCACCGTTTCCGCTGCAGCGGGGCTGGGTTTTGTAGTTATGCCTAGAACTGTCTCTGCGAATGAGATGTCAGAGATCCCCACGAATTTGCTGTCGGCAGATCAGCTTGTATCTGACTTCGCTCAGCCGCCTGCTCAAACAAGACCGTGGTGCTATTGGTATTGGGTAAGCAACTACATCTCTCGCGAAGGGATTACTCGCGATGTGGAGGCTATGGCGCGTGTCGGAATAGGCGAAGCGATGATAGCAAACATCGCAGGTCGGGATACGCCGTTGGGCGATGTCAAATTATTCTCAGAGGAGTGGTGGTCTCTGCTTGAGCATGCTATCCGAGAGGCCAAGCGCGTCGGAATAAATGTTGGGATTTTCAACGGCCCCGGTTGGAGCCAATCAGGTGGACCATGGATTTCAACCGAGCGATCTATGCGCTATGTGGTTTCATCAGAGACCCGAATTGTGGGACCGGCGAGATTTGAAGGAACGCTATCGACTCCGAAAGAGTCATTCCAAGGCATTGGAACTTTGGCATTTCCGGTGCCAAAAAACGATACAGATACCATCGCCGCACACTTCCCTCAGATTCATTGCACCCCTGAGATTGCAAATCCCGAACATTTGATGGACGGTGATCTGAGAACCAAGTGTTTGTTCCCATCCGGACTCGCAGACAAGAAACCATTCGTCATTGACGTTGTGGTTGCAGAACCATTCACGGCGCGCAGTCTAGAACTCTATCCCATCGAGGGCAATGTATATTTCCGCTGCAAATTGGAATATGAGGACGCCTTAGGCGTGTTCAAGGCGGTCCGAACGTTCGTGATGGATAGACGAGGACTCGACCGACCTCAGTTTAGGCTGATAGTGGGTCCCATGGTCACCGGCCCAAAGGTCATAACATTCCGTCCTATCACCTCACGTCATTTTCGTCTTGTCATTGAGAACCTGATTGGAACAGGTGGTCTCACGGAGATCAAGCTCTCCGCAGCCGCGAGGTTAGATTCTTTCGTCGAGAAAGAACTTGGCAAGATGTATCCAGCCCCTCTGCCAGAATGGGATTCATACCTTTGGCCCCCCTCGACCGAACCTGACTCCCCAGACCTTGCCATCGCACCGCGTCAAATAGTTGACTTGAACGATCGTGTCTCATCTGACGGAATGTTGCGTTGGGATGTTCCAGCTGGGGAGTGGATTATTCTTCGCTCTGGGATGATTCCAGTCGGCATCACAAATCATCCCACCACCATCGAGGGACTTGGGCTGGAATGCGACAAGATGAGCCGTGAGGCCGTCGACCTTCATTTCAACAGCTTCGTCGGCAAGCTTCTTCGGAGAATGCCGCCGTCTGACCGTACCGCACTTCGTCATGTGGTGGTCGATAGTTTCGAAGTCGGATCAGAAAACTGGACCGATAACTTTCACGAGCGATTTCAGAAGGTCCTCGGTTACGATCCGCGACCGTGGCTTCCCGTGCTTACCGGTCGGATTGTGGGCACTAGCAATCAATCAGACCGCTTCTTGTGGGACATGCGACGGTTGATCGCAGACGAGATCGCCAAAGAATACGTAGGAGGACTGCGGGAGATTTCTAATCAACACGGACTTCGGCTCTTAGTAGAACCTTATGGATCCTGGGGATTTCCGGCAGAATTCTTGCAATATGGTGGACAAGCAGATGATGTGGCTGGGGAGTTTTGGGTGAATGACGATAAGTTGGCGGCAAAGGAGAATGTAGAAGTGCGAGCGGCATCGTCGTCCGCTCATATTTATGGGAAGCGAGTTGTCATCGCTGAGGCATTCACATCTGCGCGCTCATTCCTCGACTCCCCGGCGCAACTTAAGACTTTGGGAGATTGGGCCTATACCCAAGGGATCAACCATTTCATGCTGCACGTCTATATTCATCAACCTTGGGAAGAAAAAGTTCCGGGGGTGAACGCCTGGTTTGGAACGGAATTCAACCGGCACAATACTTGGTTTGAGCAATCAAAGGAATGGATTGATTACTTGAGGCGTTGTCAATTTTTGCTTCAACAAGGTAGGAGCGCGGCCGATATCGCTTATTTCATAGGGGAAGATACTCCCAAGATGGCCGGCCCGCGACACCCCGACCTACCCGACGGTTATGACTACGATTTTATAAATGCAGAAGTTCTTCTCAATGGGGTGCGCGTTAAAGACGGCTTACTCACAATACCGAACGGGCCGGCTTACAGCTTACTTGTGTTGCCGCCCCTTGAAACGATGCGGCCTGCGGTGCTTAGGAAGATACGTGATCTGGTAGCCGAAGGTATATCTATCCTAGGTGCACCGCCGAACCGCTCGCCAAGTCTTCAGAATTATCCCGCTTGTGATCAGGAGGTACGAGAACTTGTGTCTGAATTGTGGGGTACATTTGAAAATCACGAGGACAGTTTCGCCGAACGCAGTTTCGGCAAGGGACGAGTATTTGGTGGTGGCGACATGCCCGAAGTTCTGAGGCGACTCAAAACTGCATCCGCAATCTCGTGCCCTAAAGAAATTCTGTGGACTCTCCGCAAGACCGGTAACGCAGAGATATATTTTCTCTCAAACCAAACAGACGAGTTCCGATTCGTCGAAGCTACTTTTCGCGTTTCAGGTCGAATCCCTGAATTGTGGCACCCTGACAGTGGAGTTGTAGAGCAGACCGCCTGGTTTTCATATGCAGGCGATCGCACCAGTGTCCCTCTGACATTTGATCCACAAGGGTCAGTGTTTGTGGTGTTTCGTCATCCCGTCCAAGAACCACCCATAATACAAATCGCTGTGAACGATCAACCTATTAGAGAATCCATAGGATTGTGTCCGATTCGCGTTATGCGATCCGAAAACGGATTTCCTTCCGCGACAATATCGCGACCTGGTCGCTACACATTGGAGCGAGCCGATGGCAAGCGGACAAACCTCGACGTCCCAGATATTCCAGCACCAATTCCGTTGAATCGACCGTGGAAAGTGCTATTTCGTTCTAGTAGAGGCGTCGCTCTAAAACAAATAGATATACTCCAGCTGCATTCGTGGGCCGATAGTTCCGATAACCTGATACGTTTTTTCTCTGGCACGGCCTTTTATCAAACTCATGTGAACGTGCCGGATGAAATGTTGATCCCTGGGCGTCGTGTGACGCTGGATCTTGGCAGGGTCGAGGTGATTGCTCAGGTACACGTCAATGGGAAGGACCTTGGTGTTCTCTGGAAACGGCCATTCTCCGTCGATATCACCGATGCAGTATCGCCCGGCACTAACAAAATTGAGATCTTAGTGACCAATACCTGGTGGAATCGGTTGGCTGGTGACGAAGCACTCCGTCCGGATGAACGTACGACATTTACAGTTTGGCAACCGGCAACTCCGCGCGCATTTTTGTTACCCTCCGGCTTGCTGGGTCCGGTCAGCATACGAAACGAGGTTATACGTGAGATCAAAATTTAG
- a CDS encoding glycoside hydrolase family 97 protein has product MIKLSRAFIFTSLLASTTSLQVVEAKAQSKSTRIISPSLAPDVVVTSPDGTLSGTIFADNSSGLSYQVSWNGHPVGGPGHIGLRLESPNQTTPHEIGLHPTLGDISRDQIDEQYPFHGAKATAQNKANILTISVREANASPYKIEARAYDNGFAWRILLPESASPVQVLEETSIWTLPQGEVWFGERNNNWKLKSYAGEFRHTAVDNLPSISQQGPIQTAPLVVELPHSDGFELVTEANLANYSGMRLRAIGNRKLQVDFTEGSKGFEINGALTTPWRVTMLCRDLGCLVNNTLTENLNPPPDPILFRDTSYIHEGRFVWRYMSRETGTPAQEAEFVDFAAALGYEYTLVDDGWKTWETPWQSMKELVQYSRSKKVGVFAWKDSNEISDPSGDFAKARDFLDHAADAGLAGVKIDFINGESKKQIDFERRVLALGAERKLMIDFHGLQKPTGEERAFPNAMSREAVRGIELNRMPEGPLPASHNAALPFTRFAVGPADYTPVNLQWPGETTWSHQLATAILLSSPWLVIAEDPEFLLKNPDAAPALEVLKELSTSWDETIVMDGSQIGGLVGMARRKGSVWFLAIINGSSTPSALPILPAKINLTNFEGIALSSPERRSFALAKYTDVAVWDPNRKLQPGDGLVVVLKPRHLVPK; this is encoded by the coding sequence ATGATTAAACTCTCTCGTGCCTTCATTTTCACTTCGCTCTTAGCTTCGACCACATCGCTCCAAGTGGTCGAAGCAAAAGCGCAATCGAAGTCTACGAGGATAATTTCCCCGAGCCTTGCGCCTGATGTAGTTGTTACCAGTCCCGACGGAACGCTTAGCGGCACTATCTTCGCAGACAATTCTTCGGGGCTCAGCTATCAGGTCTCATGGAACGGGCATCCCGTGGGCGGCCCTGGGCACATCGGTTTGAGGCTCGAGAGTCCCAATCAAACTACACCGCATGAGATAGGGCTTCATCCTACCCTCGGAGATATATCGAGGGATCAAATTGACGAACAATATCCCTTCCATGGCGCAAAGGCGACTGCGCAGAACAAAGCAAACATCTTAACCATCTCAGTGCGAGAGGCAAACGCGAGTCCCTACAAGATTGAAGCGCGCGCCTATGACAATGGATTCGCATGGCGCATTTTGCTCCCTGAATCTGCAAGCCCTGTACAGGTATTAGAGGAGACGTCCATTTGGACTCTCCCACAGGGTGAAGTATGGTTTGGAGAACGAAATAACAATTGGAAGCTGAAAAGCTACGCTGGTGAGTTTCGACATACGGCAGTCGATAACTTGCCTTCCATATCGCAGCAGGGACCAATCCAGACCGCACCTTTGGTAGTCGAGCTACCACACAGTGATGGATTTGAATTGGTAACCGAGGCGAATCTTGCAAATTACAGTGGCATGCGCCTTCGCGCAATCGGTAACCGTAAGCTGCAGGTCGATTTCACTGAAGGTTCCAAGGGCTTCGAAATAAATGGAGCTCTCACCACACCGTGGAGAGTCACCATGCTCTGTCGCGACCTCGGTTGTTTAGTCAACAATACTTTGACGGAAAACTTGAATCCACCGCCTGACCCGATCCTGTTTCGCGATACGAGTTACATACATGAAGGCCGTTTCGTCTGGCGTTATATGAGCCGCGAGACGGGCACCCCCGCCCAGGAAGCGGAGTTCGTCGATTTTGCCGCCGCACTAGGCTACGAATATACCTTGGTCGATGATGGATGGAAGACTTGGGAAACACCATGGCAGTCAATGAAGGAGTTGGTTCAATACTCACGATCGAAGAAGGTTGGCGTCTTTGCCTGGAAAGATTCGAACGAGATCAGTGATCCTTCGGGAGACTTTGCCAAGGCGCGGGACTTTCTTGATCATGCGGCTGACGCTGGCCTCGCAGGGGTCAAAATCGATTTCATCAATGGCGAGAGCAAGAAACAAATTGACTTCGAACGACGTGTGCTTGCGTTAGGCGCGGAACGAAAACTAATGATCGATTTTCACGGACTACAGAAACCTACAGGAGAAGAGCGGGCATTTCCAAATGCAATGTCCAGAGAAGCTGTCAGAGGTATAGAGCTAAACCGCATGCCGGAAGGACCTCTGCCAGCAAGTCACAATGCGGCACTGCCTTTTACCCGCTTTGCGGTGGGGCCAGCCGACTATACTCCAGTTAATCTGCAGTGGCCCGGAGAGACCACATGGAGCCATCAGCTCGCCACCGCAATTTTGCTAAGTTCGCCGTGGCTCGTAATCGCCGAAGATCCAGAGTTCCTCCTCAAGAACCCCGATGCCGCGCCCGCGCTCGAAGTATTAAAAGAACTATCCACCAGTTGGGACGAGACGATTGTCATGGACGGCAGTCAAATTGGAGGACTTGTCGGCATGGCACGACGTAAGGGGTCCGTTTGGTTTTTAGCAATCATAAACGGGTCATCTACACCCTCCGCATTGCCAATACTCCCTGCCAAGATTAACCTGACAAACTTCGAAGGCATTGCGCTCTCTAGTCCAGAGAGAAGGTCGTTTGCGTTAGCCAAGTACACCGATGTCGCTGTATGGGATCCGAACCGAAAACTCCAACCAGGCGACGGGTTGGTAGTCGTTTTAAAGCCACGTCACCTGGTTCCGAAATAG
- a CDS encoding TonB-dependent receptor, with the protein MIMMTFDPRTPHYTKSSNSDCRPWTRLLMIILLCGFIGVANAQQDVGFIVGTVTDSSGGVVPSAKVHIINDSTGITQDLTTNESGYYRSQPLLPGTYSTVVSIGGFSTASTKGLIVDAAANVTANVRLEVGSLTTSVTVDATPPSLDVVDAEIGNTVDTRAAQQLPVNGRSVLALATLSAGVESAVGATSEGFTNRGTQASAIRISGGVPGGNNNLLDGVTNLQNYLGEVAINVKSDSVQEFRIMSGVIPAQFGYTSGGVINVITRSGANTLHGSLYEFFRNDALDANIAFPTPVFGKPELRFNNYGGTLGGPIKRNKAFFFGNYEVYSFVNDTPFYSSVPTLQERGGNFDDLGQLVKGVCTTVPIYDPTTGTSTTPRTQFANNTILPGQLDSVALAAQAAFYPLPNNTTGSYNPCTHANNYIASPKIISNERQGIARVDYLLGPKDSAFARFAYYLNYTNNGAGYGPLYNRNDTLQNYTGVLSETHTFSSSLLNDVRIAMLRSDFPFQGATANQDYAGQLGLANDTPTVAPIFTNGLSTINGVVGFRASTTIELVDDVTKTFGNHTLRFGFDGRFTEGYNNQCNPCSGNITFSPNQTAAGTNSSITSGTGNQYASFLVGAASTANAQLASGIAYRKLQYAGYVQDDWHATQRLTLNVGLRYDFQAQPTEKHNGIDDFDITQINPVNGYLGAVRYAGVDGNGRNFAKENFGDFGPRIGFALVLTSDNKTVMRGGFAIYYPTTAQASYDASAGNTNGFGTLTTTYASTTTNGPAFTLANGLPSVPSPPLGAGGGQNAFLGQSGYYVEPSAKDPQSQQSTLTISRELPYGMVLDVSYLGNHGTHFLLPAYNIDTLDPQYFSLGTAYLNTSVPNPYAGIVPGALGAKTITRANLLKPYPYMQNVYLSFPRGGHFDGNYLYVSAQRRADHGLQILGAYTYGKLMSLPIYTDLATTSGITQTGTGFQNPRNLDGDYSVDAIDVTHRGTISALYDLPFGRNQRFLSHSGVWDRLVSGFQYNVIMTAESGRPLGFTGATNQGIAIRPNFAPGVSVAAPHRSRSEWFNTAAFIDPPDYSFGNVPRYYSKVRGPGTLNFDMSIFKTTRITERTSLELRLEAFNALNHVNLLQPNTTFVAGTPANPANPTDEGGGNSSSNSNFGQVLGSQNARQIQLGAKLHF; encoded by the coding sequence ATGATCATGATGACTTTCGACCCCCGGACCCCGCATTACACGAAGTCCAGCAACAGTGATTGCCGCCCGTGGACCCGCCTCCTCATGATCATCTTGCTGTGTGGGTTCATCGGTGTCGCGAATGCCCAACAGGATGTCGGGTTCATTGTAGGTACGGTGACTGACTCCAGCGGCGGGGTCGTTCCTTCGGCGAAAGTACATATCATCAATGACAGTACCGGTATTACTCAGGATTTGACGACCAACGAGAGCGGATACTACAGATCGCAACCGCTATTGCCAGGCACGTACTCGACGGTGGTATCAATTGGTGGATTTTCCACCGCGTCGACGAAAGGGCTGATCGTAGATGCTGCGGCAAATGTAACCGCTAATGTCAGATTGGAGGTTGGAAGTCTCACGACGAGTGTGACGGTCGATGCGACTCCGCCGTCGCTCGACGTAGTAGATGCGGAGATCGGCAACACTGTTGACACACGTGCGGCTCAACAGCTGCCTGTAAACGGCCGTAGTGTTCTCGCATTGGCAACACTAAGCGCAGGTGTGGAATCAGCGGTTGGGGCCACGAGCGAAGGTTTCACCAATCGTGGCACGCAAGCCTCCGCAATCCGAATATCAGGTGGAGTTCCAGGTGGCAATAACAATCTTTTGGACGGCGTGACCAACCTGCAAAACTATCTCGGTGAAGTGGCGATCAACGTCAAATCGGATTCCGTGCAGGAATTCCGAATTATGAGCGGAGTCATACCAGCACAATTTGGTTACACCTCGGGTGGGGTAATCAACGTCATCACGCGTTCGGGGGCGAACACCTTACACGGGTCTTTGTATGAGTTCTTCAGAAATGATGCACTCGATGCAAACATCGCCTTTCCCACACCAGTCTTTGGAAAACCAGAGCTACGCTTTAATAACTACGGCGGGACGCTTGGTGGGCCCATCAAGCGAAACAAAGCGTTCTTCTTCGGAAACTACGAAGTTTATAGCTTTGTCAACGACACACCCTTTTACTCGAGCGTGCCGACGCTTCAGGAACGGGGCGGTAACTTCGATGATTTGGGGCAATTGGTAAAGGGCGTTTGCACAACAGTGCCGATTTACGATCCCACGACCGGAACCTCTACAACTCCCCGGACCCAATTTGCGAATAATACTATTCTGCCTGGCCAACTCGACTCAGTGGCTCTAGCCGCGCAAGCAGCTTTCTACCCTCTCCCCAATAACACGACAGGCTCTTACAACCCGTGCACCCATGCGAACAACTATATCGCGAGCCCGAAGATCATCTCGAATGAGAGGCAAGGGATTGCTCGTGTCGATTATCTGCTTGGTCCCAAGGATAGCGCCTTCGCAAGATTTGCATACTACTTGAATTACACCAACAATGGCGCCGGCTATGGTCCCCTGTATAACCGTAATGATACGTTGCAGAATTACACTGGAGTACTATCTGAAACCCATACGTTTTCCTCATCGCTCTTGAATGACGTGCGCATTGCGATGCTGCGATCCGATTTCCCCTTTCAGGGGGCTACCGCAAATCAAGACTATGCTGGTCAGCTCGGCCTAGCAAACGATACGCCAACAGTAGCGCCCATTTTCACAAATGGCCTCTCGACAATTAATGGTGTAGTCGGGTTCCGAGCGTCGACCACCATTGAACTTGTCGACGACGTAACAAAGACTTTCGGAAACCACACACTGCGTTTTGGGTTCGATGGGCGGTTTACTGAGGGTTATAACAATCAGTGCAACCCGTGTTCAGGAAACATCACGTTCAGCCCGAACCAGACAGCCGCCGGAACTAATTCCTCGATTACATCGGGAACAGGCAATCAATATGCTAGCTTTCTGGTCGGAGCGGCCAGCACCGCCAACGCACAACTTGCGAGCGGCATCGCATACCGCAAGCTACAGTATGCCGGATATGTTCAAGACGATTGGCATGCCACGCAGCGGCTAACCCTGAACGTTGGGCTTCGTTACGACTTCCAGGCCCAGCCCACTGAGAAACATAACGGCATAGACGATTTTGATATTACTCAGATAAATCCCGTCAATGGCTATCTTGGAGCGGTCCGTTATGCCGGGGTGGACGGCAATGGGCGAAATTTTGCAAAAGAGAATTTCGGCGATTTCGGTCCACGCATTGGTTTCGCACTAGTGTTGACCAGCGACAACAAAACTGTGATGCGTGGCGGCTTCGCGATCTACTACCCCACGACCGCGCAGGCCTCTTATGATGCCTCGGCTGGAAATACAAACGGCTTCGGAACGCTCACCACTACGTATGCGTCGACTACCACCAACGGACCTGCCTTCACATTGGCAAACGGGCTTCCTTCAGTCCCATCCCCACCGTTGGGTGCAGGCGGTGGACAAAATGCTTTTCTCGGCCAGAGCGGATACTATGTTGAACCGAGCGCGAAGGATCCCCAATCACAGCAATCAACTCTGACGATCTCGCGCGAATTACCTTACGGGATGGTCCTTGATGTCTCTTATCTCGGCAATCACGGTACTCACTTTCTTCTTCCTGCCTATAACATCGATACTCTGGATCCGCAGTACTTCAGTCTGGGGACCGCCTACCTCAACACCTCCGTGCCCAACCCATACGCTGGCATCGTGCCGGGGGCTCTGGGAGCAAAGACCATTACTCGAGCCAACCTGCTCAAGCCATATCCTTATATGCAGAACGTGTACCTGAGCTTTCCTCGTGGTGGGCACTTCGATGGGAACTACCTGTATGTTTCGGCGCAGCGGCGAGCGGATCATGGTCTGCAAATACTAGGCGCTTACACCTACGGTAAGCTGATGAGCCTCCCGATCTACACTGATCTTGCAACGACCTCGGGGATCACTCAGACAGGCACCGGCTTCCAAAATCCTCGCAATCTTGATGGAGACTACAGTGTGGACGCGATCGACGTGACGCATCGCGGAACGATATCAGCTTTGTACGATCTCCCCTTTGGCAGAAATCAACGCTTTCTCTCCCACTCCGGCGTTTGGGATCGATTGGTCAGTGGCTTCCAATATAACGTCATCATGACTGCGGAGAGTGGCAGGCCACTCGGCTTCACGGGAGCCACAAATCAGGGTATTGCGATACGACCAAACTTTGCTCCGGGCGTCAGTGTCGCAGCTCCTCATCGAAGCCGCTCAGAGTGGTTCAATACAGCCGCCTTCATTGATCCACCGGACTACAGCTTCGGCAATGTGCCACGATACTATTCGAAGGTTCGTGGACCGGGAACGCTTAATTTCGACATGTCTATCTTCAAAACAACGCGCATCACCGAGCGAACATCCCTCGAGCTTCGCTTGGAAGCTTTCAATGCACTCAACCATGTCAACCTCCTACAGCCCAACACAACATTTGTCGCCGGCACTCCGGCGAATCCGGCGAATCCAACTGACGAAGGTGGTGGCAATAGTAGCTCCAACTCTAACTTCGGTCAGGTACTCGGCTCCCAAAATGCCAGACAGATACAACTTGGCGCAAAGCTTCATTTTTGA